The following nucleotide sequence is from Apium graveolens cultivar Ventura chromosome 4, ASM990537v1, whole genome shotgun sequence.
ttgaaaaatatatttaaaataatcgaaacactaattcaggaatCAACACTAGTAAGCTGTACTAGTCAAAGTgatgtttgactattaaaatgttaaaccatttaaatttattttcatatgaaattttggttatataactaatatatatatctattgacatccatacggttggatcgttgaaaaatatttttaaaataatcgaaaaaccaattcaggattaaacactagttatgtgtactagtcaaactgatgtttgactgttaaaatgtcaaaccaaataaaattcttttgatatgaaattttggttatatcactaatatatatatctattgacatccatacggttgaatcgttgaaaaatattttaaaataatcgaaacactaattcaggaatCAACtctagttagctgtactagtcaaagtGATGCTTGagtgttaaaatgtcaaaccaaataaaattattttaatatgaatttttggttatatcactaatatatatatttattgacattcatacggttggatcgttgaaaaatatttttaaaataatcgaaaaaccaattcaggattaaacactagttaagtgtactagtcaaactgatgtttgactgttaaaatgtcaaaccaaataaaatgattttaatatgaaattttgttatatcactaatatatatatatcttctgacATCCATACCGTTGGAtcattgagaaatatttttaaaataatcgaaacaccaattaaGGATTAAACATTAGTTAATTGTATTtgtcaaactgatacttgactattaaaatagcaaaccaaataaaaaatttttgatatgaaattttgtttatatcactaataaatatatttattgatatccatacggttggattgttgaaaaatatttttaaaataatcgaaacaccgaTATATAATTATGACATATAAATAATAACTTTTTTCCCGTAACTTTTGAAATATAATCCCTAAACCCTACACATTTCATTACAATTTTTTCTGTACTTGACATGCATTTTAAATTTACTATTTAATATTAGTTTAATAACttatttgtaaaattttatttttttagtattaAGAGCCCTCTCACTTTTACACACAACTATATTAAAACACCTCATTTCATTTGTCAATAAACAAACCGGGTCATAAATAAAACCACACAAATGTCCACTCTGAAACCGCTGAACTAGGACGGCCCCGACGAAATCGCCGCCGTGCTCCAGCCAGAACCGTTCGAGTTCGACGACGATTACGCCTTCCGTGTCCAACTACTGGAAGCCATGGCCGCTTCTCTCACTTTCCAGACTTCATCTTCAACTCAATCTCCACTAAACGCCGTCGTTTGGAACGCTTGTACCTCTTAACCATCCCTAGGTCTCGAACGCGAGATTTTCGACCCTgattccttaaatcccttaaaCACAAATGGGTTAATTAGCCCACCTCCCTTTCTAATTCCAAGTAATGGGGAAACCCAAGTCTTCATCCAAGAAGCAGCCTAAGCACGGTATCGATTTCAAGGTTAGCCCCCCTCCCTTATATATACATATTTGTACTTATATTCCAGTTTTACAATCAATTTACATTGTTTTTAGTTTAATATCTAAAAACATTTAATTCTTTTAAGGATGATAAATTGTGTTGTTTATCTGTATTGTCATATATGGTCCATACGTGAGTCTAGTTGAGAGCTATAAACGTGAGTCTGGATGTTGCGAGAGGGATGGAATACGTTCATGCACTTGGTTACATTCACAGGGATTTGAAATCTGACAACTTATTGATATCTGCTGACAAGTCAATCAAGATTGCAGATTTTGGAGTTGCTAGAATTGAGGTGCAGACTGAAGGAATGACTCCAGAGACAGGAACCTATCGCTGGATGGCTCCGTAAGCATCCTAATTATTTAAATCATTACATATTTGTTTTAATCTTTTATTGGTGCTCTTACACTATCGCGCTTTACGGGCTACACTGTCTTAACTTATGAATAGTCGTATATGTGCTGTTAATGGACATTGCCATTTAAATGATTTGGGTCTTGCTTAGCTTCTTCACTGGGAAAGTTTATTCTATTTATTTAAGAAGAATAATTGGAAATACTAAGCTTCAAGTCAATTCTATAATGTTGTATTGCTTGATATTAAGCAAGTTTTAGCAGTTATATTTATACAAAAATTGTTTTGCTTTAGGCTAGTGAGCTGGCTTTTATGCTAAAAGGAACAAACTTTGTGTGGTCTAAAACATTTATCCTGCCAAAttaaattttactttttactacaaaatcttgaaacaataGTACAGTATAACTTGTGGCTTAGGCTAATGAATCATGAATCTCATGAATCCAAAATTTAGTTAACTGAGATTAAAATAAATTTGCAAGTTATTAATTAGAAGTTGTTTAAGATACAAAAGATTCGGTGATACTTGATTCAAAACAGATCAAAGTATTTAGCAGAAGAAAAATAAAGCATATTAAAGTGTCATAATCAAATTTGTATTGTTCATTTGGTTGAACATTTATGCATAGAATTTTGCTTATCACATTGAGTTGTTAGTAGATTAATTTTGAGCTATGATGGTTTTGATTTGATTGTCCAGGTGCCTATATGGATTGAACTTAACGTGTACTATTGATCTAATATTCACTAATTGATGcttcttttttattttgtttaGTATTGGATGTACACTTTCAATTGCTGTGTACtgtaataattatttttatttagtCCTATGCCATTATTTTTCTTCTGCAGCTGAAATGGCAAGAAGGCAAGCTCTTTTTCCAGGTGATTCTGAGCTTCAACAACTGCTTCACATATTCAGGTAAACCTTGGTAAACCTTTGCTGATAAACTGACCTTATGATGTATGCTATTTTCATGCTTTGTACTCTAAAGTAGTTAAATAGTAATTGTATCAACAAATTTATATAGAAATGCTACGTGCTTTGTGTTGTAAATTGTGGATTCTTTTTCAATTTTATAGTATTTGATTTAGGATTGTTTTGTAACTCTTGCAAAATAGACGAGGAGATTATATGATAATTGAGAAGATTAAGTAGCACATAGATGCCAACAATGtatcataaataattcaaaattaaaaacttaagataatcatataatattatatataataccTTGAGAACAGGACTACAAATTTTCATATTCAATTACACCATGCTGAAAAAGAGCATTTTTATAtttgtattaaaatataaatatatatttgtacGACGGACCTGGATTTTAATGTTGTATATCTATGTATATTTTAGGGAAAGGCCCCGGCCGACGACGGTGATCTGATGATGGTGGGGCACAGAATCCGATGATGACAATGACCGAGATATGAGTGTGCCTTATAACGTAGTCTCTCATGGCGGTCCTATAATTAGGGGTTAAATATCGATGTAATGGGTTATGAACATTTGTAGGATAATTTGACTTATCCCAGTTAACTAAATTTATGGAAATTTGTAGGATGATCTAAGCTAATGTCGGATTGTTTTAACTTTTTGTGTAGTCGAAATGGTTTTATGATAATATTTTTGTAAAGTATGGTAACTTTCATATTTAGGTTGGTTTAAATGTGTAGATAATTTCTTATTATTGGTTTTGCGTATTTTATATATTTTGGTATTGAATTACGCTATGATTGTGTATAGATTGGGATTTGTGATTGGACAGGTTTAGGAATCAATTTGAAAGCCGAAAAAGGCTGGAATATGAAAAACCAGCCTCTAGAGAAATTATTTTACGACGGAATTATGGGTTACTTATGACAGAATCTGTAATTATGTTGGTACTTATGACGGAATTCTGGGTTACTTGGGACAGTTGTTCTTCAtgattttattcatttttttgttttaaaattaattttggtaAGCTTGTGGGCCCAAGATGATAACTTACTGATAACTTACGACATACTGGTTGTcgtaaattaaggataaaatgACGGAATATACCGTCGAAAGTTTAGTTATTAGCCCACTTTCAGTGGGCTCCACTTCCCTAACTTACGATGTTTTTCTTAACTTTGTGACGAAATGAATACTTACGACGAAATGGTTACTTATGACAAAATTTGTACTTGTGACGAAATTGGGACTTGCGACAGAATTGATACTTATGACAAAATGGTTACTTGTGACGAAATTCTGAATTTAAGACTTGAGCAAAAACGTCGAATATTTTTCGTCGCAATTGGGCCAATTGCGACGAATTGTAGTGTAAAAATACCGTCGCAAATGGGCATATTTCTTGTAGTGCATGTGGCTTTATGAAATGAAAATAATACACTGAGTTATAAGCATTCATGTCCTCTATCACTAGTAACGGATCTCATGCATCCTTTGATCACATTCATGGAGCTGCAATAAGAATTACTGGAAATGGGAATGGAAGTGGGAATCCAATCCATGGAAGCACTTAGCAAAAAAGCGGGTTTTCATGAGAGAGTCATTGGATAAGAGTCAGACCATTATCGATATTATAATCTCCATTCTTGGTTCTTTCGATCATCGCCACTCCGTCCTTGAAATTGCAATGCGTCCACAAGAAAAATGTCAATAAACATCACACATTAGATATTAGTTGCCggtgccactgatgttaaaaaaaaattcttaGTGAAATTCATAGAGAAATAGAGTTGAAACTAGTAGCTTGTAAAAGcttgaaatggagaatgtgtcatttgtcccacattgaaaataaataaagtgaggattttatttatttgtgatttaattttttaattaaaattaatttattagtCAGGCTGGATTATTGTCTCTGTTGGGCTTGGTCACTTTGTAAGTGGGCTAAGTCAGATTCAATGAATCTGGACATGTAACTGATAATATATATTCataattgaaaatattaaaactgatttagtgtgtggattaaatacaaaagttgttacatttaatttaaattaaaaatcaGCGGTTTGATTTATGTATAAAATGAGCAGTTTTGATTTCTGATATTAAAGTCTATTAAAGTCTATTAATGTCAGGGTGGTCAGTTACACTTAGTCTCTACTATAAATACAGGCCTAAGTTGTTGATGAAAAGGCACCACACCCTACATTCTTCTCCTCCTCTCTATACTCTCTGCTCTCCCATATTCAGATAGTGTTTTTCCGCTGAAGTGAGGTTCTAGTCGAAGTTGAGCTTTCGAGGTGCTGTCAAATCAAAGTTcggagctgttttatcctggaggaGTTGTTGCATAGCATCCCAAAGCATCCAGGTGGGGGCAACTATCTCTTGAAGAATGTTGAAAATAATACTAACTATTATAGCAACATAGAGACAATTATATATTGAATTTAGCAAGGTAAGGCCAAGATAACGGTTAACGCAACAAAGCATGCAGGTAAACAATAAacaaatcagtaactgaaataccGAAGAGAGAACATAAATTGTACCCGTAACCATAGCTTTAACAGATCGAAAGAGTGACGGGTAAAGATGGTAGCTAGCAGATACAAAATCACCAAGAAAGAACACAACTAAGTCGCCAGGTCATAGTTGGTTATATATTATTTAGCGT
It contains:
- the LOC141720579 gene encoding serine/threonine-protein kinase STY13-like; translated protein: MGKPKSSSKKQPKHGIDFKLRAINVSLDVARGMEYVHALGYIHRDLKSDNLLISADKSIKIADFGVARIEVQTEGMTPETGTYRWMAP